Sequence from the Vicinamibacteria bacterium genome:
GGTACGAGCACAACCACTTCCATGGCTTTGTGGTGGCGGCGAAGCGGGCAGGCATACGGTGGGTGAAGTACTTCTCGGACAAGTCGCACGGCGCTGCTGCGGCTCTCAGGCGGGCACGGGAGTATCGCCGAGCCCTCCTGGACCTGCTCCCATGGCTTGCCAAGGTAAAGCGGCGGTACGTGCTGAACCGGACTGGCGTCATCGGGGTATCGCGGATCAAAGAGCGTGCCCGTTCGGGAAGACGCTTCGTGCGCTTTGTCGCCGTGTGGCCTACGCGGAACGGTCGCCCGC
This genomic interval carries:
- a CDS encoding AP2 domain-containing protein; translated protein: MGRPVNPAGPLIRRYEHNHFHGFVVAAKRAGIRWVKYFSDKSHGAAAALRRAREYRRALLDLLPWLAKVKRRYVLNRTGVIGVSRIKERARSGRRFVRFVAVWPTRNGRPRKTSFPVALYGEADARRRAVKARRTGLAELLRPRGE